Proteins found in one Alicyclobacillus cycloheptanicus genomic segment:
- a CDS encoding putative Ig domain-containing protein, with the protein MSAIIALTGLALPEPFVLAGTTGPQAPPTDSNGVVEVSTPEQLEYIDQNQSNYDSSTIELMNNIDMSELNGGQPYTNWQPIADFTGTFNGQLHTISNMDITQSSINPSAGNSSITDSGFFGLSAGAIKNLILLNVNVNTSATQYVGALVGWNQGTIQDVGSTGSVTDTDCDAAGGLVGYNDYNGTIQYTYSTGNVTSGSNTAVGGLVGSNDNASTSTIFDSYATGNITGGSNTGGLVGQEDEGEEITGTSNVDIYATGRVTGATGADTGGLFGQILSAGEAAYWDTETSGLNTDGSLFAIPETTAQMMDPNTFQWQNPSAWGIANGVSFPYLTPLPAPDINTISVGAGSTLGTTEVTATPNNLGDTFEVAVGSSPSTTANVGVTLPTGSSAVPYTSGTDIQGVDAVTNKYVYVFEVNSSKQIVAYHQFELTGSDINDNAPPISSATIGPGSTDGNTEVTLTPNQMGDSFAYGISNNPAPNPPIGIQLQSNTVTTYTSGSDITDVSPGQYLAIFELNQSNQIEAWREFQLTNSDIKGAPQTITLTTTPNSATVTSGQTVTVTGTVYDGVHNPLPGLQVNLTSSTGSWKNSSVTTDTNGNYTDVWTAPTVSTRTSATLTASVYGTNPTVQGTATITVVPVAPPPPPYVPPVTINTTVMGNGTVGQPYSEQLQASNGNGQYSWSVTQGSLPDGLSLSSNGLISGTPLQSGTSTFTVQVEDASGRTATETYTLNVEKALKVLSEVLLADCVNAPYQQTLTATGGTGGPYTWSIVSGTLPGGLSLDAQTGVISGTPTATGQTTLTVQATDANGGTTTGSITIDVLNHNVRSIVWNGQVKNVPAVVMDGGGSTETTYMPIWYVMQFLKSMGINSTWDGHNWHMTTDNVSPDMRNIQVGSGNAHIYLNGNLVQNVDAVAKTPPGGNQATTFMPIWYVMQLLNRLNLQSTWNGTTWTITNGTPVQPSSK; encoded by the coding sequence TTGTCTGCGATTATCGCACTTACGGGACTGGCTTTGCCAGAGCCATTTGTACTTGCAGGAACAACAGGGCCGCAAGCTCCACCCACGGACAGCAATGGCGTGGTGGAAGTATCGACACCGGAGCAGTTGGAATACATCGATCAGAACCAGTCGAACTATGACTCAAGCACTATTGAACTGATGAACAACATCGACATGTCAGAGTTAAATGGTGGGCAACCGTATACCAACTGGCAACCTATAGCTGACTTCACGGGGACCTTTAACGGTCAGCTACACACGATTTCAAACATGGACATTACACAGAGTTCCATCAATCCAAGTGCTGGAAATTCCTCAATCACGGATAGTGGATTCTTCGGACTTTCAGCAGGCGCTATTAAGAACCTGATTTTACTGAATGTAAATGTAAATACATCGGCAACCCAATACGTCGGGGCACTAGTAGGTTGGAACCAAGGAACCATTCAAGACGTAGGCTCAACAGGATCCGTTACAGATACTGACTGTGACGCAGCAGGTGGATTAGTGGGATACAACGATTACAACGGAACAATCCAATATACCTACTCAACGGGAAATGTAACTTCGGGATCCAACACAGCGGTAGGTGGCTTAGTGGGTTCCAACGACAACGCCTCAACTTCAACGATATTTGATTCGTATGCAACAGGAAACATAACTGGTGGATCAAACACTGGAGGCCTCGTTGGGCAAGAAGACGAAGGGGAGGAGATAACAGGTACAAGTAATGTTGATATCTACGCAACCGGAAGAGTCACAGGCGCGACGGGTGCGGATACTGGAGGGCTTTTCGGACAAATACTGTCGGCGGGAGAAGCCGCATACTGGGATACGGAAACGTCAGGTCTCAATACAGATGGCTCACTTTTTGCAATACCTGAGACCACAGCACAAATGATGGATCCAAATACGTTTCAATGGCAGAATCCGAGTGCGTGGGGAATCGCTAACGGCGTGTCTTTCCCCTATTTGACTCCCCTTCCCGCACCAGACATCAACACGATATCTGTTGGTGCAGGGAGTACGCTAGGAACTACAGAAGTCACAGCAACGCCAAATAATCTTGGCGATACATTTGAGGTTGCAGTCGGAAGCTCACCGTCTACCACTGCAAATGTAGGGGTCACTTTGCCAACTGGAAGCAGCGCGGTTCCTTACACTTCGGGCACAGATATTCAAGGCGTAGATGCGGTGACGAACAAGTATGTGTATGTATTTGAAGTGAACAGTAGCAAGCAGATTGTTGCCTATCATCAGTTTGAATTAACAGGCAGTGATATCAACGACAATGCACCCCCTATCTCTTCTGCCACGATTGGCCCTGGGAGTACGGATGGCAACACTGAAGTTACATTAACTCCGAATCAGATGGGAGACAGTTTTGCGTATGGGATAAGTAATAATCCCGCGCCAAATCCACCGATTGGCATCCAATTGCAATCGAACACTGTCACTACATATACATCGGGTTCAGACATCACCGATGTATCTCCTGGTCAGTATCTAGCGATTTTCGAACTGAACCAAAGCAATCAGATCGAGGCTTGGCGTGAATTCCAACTCACCAACAGCGATATCAAAGGCGCGCCTCAAACCATCACTTTGACAACCACCCCGAATTCCGCAACGGTGACCTCTGGGCAAACGGTCACAGTGACTGGAACTGTGTATGATGGCGTACACAATCCTCTGCCCGGTCTGCAAGTAAATCTTACGAGTTCCACAGGAAGTTGGAAGAACTCGTCGGTCACAACGGATACGAATGGGAACTACACAGACGTATGGACCGCACCGACCGTTTCAACGCGAACGTCAGCTACACTGACGGCGAGCGTCTATGGAACAAACCCAACAGTTCAAGGAACAGCAACAATAACAGTTGTACCCGTCGCTCCACCGCCTCCGCCGTATGTACCGCCCGTCACAATTAACACGACAGTGATGGGTAATGGAACAGTGGGTCAGCCCTACTCAGAGCAGCTACAAGCGTCCAATGGCAATGGTCAATATTCGTGGAGTGTGACGCAAGGCTCTCTCCCGGACGGATTATCGTTGAGCAGCAACGGACTCATTTCAGGTACACCATTACAGAGTGGAACGAGCACGTTTACAGTTCAAGTCGAGGACGCAAGCGGCAGGACTGCAACGGAAACCTATACGCTCAACGTCGAAAAAGCGTTGAAAGTTTTGTCGGAAGTCTTGCTGGCAGATTGTGTGAATGCGCCCTATCAACAAACGCTCACCGCGACGGGCGGCACAGGAGGGCCATACACGTGGTCCATTGTTTCAGGAACTCTGCCTGGTGGCCTTTCACTGGACGCACAGACCGGGGTCATTTCAGGGACACCGACGGCAACCGGTCAAACCACTTTGACAGTGCAGGCCACAGACGCAAATGGTGGCACGACCACAGGCTCAATAACCATTGACGTTTTGAACCACAACGTCCGGAGCATCGTGTGGAACGGACAGGTTAAGAACGTTCCTGCGGTGGTAATGGATGGCGGCGGTTCGACCGAGACCACATACATGCCGATTTGGTATGTGATGCAGTTTCTAAAGTCGATGGGGATCAATAGCACGTGGGACGGTCACAACTGGCACATGACGACAGACAATGTGTCGCCTGACATGCGCAATATTCAAGTCGGCTCGGGAAATGCACACATCTACTTGAACGGAAACCTTGTTCAGAATGTAGACGCCGTGGCAAAGACGCCTCCGGGCGGCAATCAGGCAACAACATTCATGCCAATCTGGTATGTGATGCAATTACTGAACCGCTTAAATTTGCAGAGCACATGGAATGGGACGACATGGACAATAACGAACGGAACACCTGTGCAACCATCGAGTAAGTAG
- a CDS encoding TetR/AcrR family transcriptional regulator, with protein MTVKNVRGRETRTRILEAAAREFASKGFREATTADILAKVGLTQPAFYKHFPNKQAMYDELVKEFRLGFNQLIQGVRLAPELDVKNVSPKIYEAVVKVFTFLGINPNLTKIGLIYDSNADTLKDELAALIAENIRVEQELGYLQSGLSPEIIGQCLVGIIERLTVRYLLTDERSPEELANEVVNLLGPALIIQNPIDESP; from the coding sequence GTGACAGTCAAAAACGTTCGAGGCAGAGAAACACGTACTCGGATTTTGGAAGCAGCAGCCCGTGAATTTGCATCCAAAGGATTTCGAGAAGCCACAACCGCAGATATTTTAGCCAAGGTGGGCTTGACCCAACCCGCGTTCTATAAGCATTTTCCGAACAAACAGGCCATGTATGATGAATTAGTCAAGGAGTTTCGACTTGGCTTTAACCAGCTAATACAAGGAGTCCGATTAGCACCTGAATTAGATGTGAAAAATGTATCACCGAAAATATATGAGGCCGTTGTGAAAGTTTTTACATTCCTAGGTATAAATCCAAATCTGACGAAGATTGGTCTGATTTACGATTCGAACGCCGACACACTAAAGGATGAATTGGCGGCCCTAATTGCGGAGAACATCCGAGTTGAACAGGAGCTAGGTTACCTTCAATCGGGACTTTCTCCTGAGATAATTGGGCAGTGTTTGGTCGGAATCATAGAACGACTTACAGTGCGGTATTTACTCACAGATGAGAGATCTCCTGAGGAATTAGCAAATGAAGTAGTTAATTTGTTGGGTCCGGCATTGATAATTCAAAATCCAATTGATGAAAGTCCATAA
- a CDS encoding MFS transporter, with the protein MAFLSYFILQLGNFAALSFVGTWLADKFGLSIASIGREVLYFGLGNVLSSLFSSGLVQKIGVKRSYLIGSLVLVVLYTGLSFLPSMMAVRITFFLIYFLGGMLFPIMMSLLQTLSVTARGTISSLANSSMNFGATIGAYVAGVLYAHVSGFMSVTLFAALCFLISMLLFLASGLLPSRRQSDSGKVGTV; encoded by the coding sequence TTGGCGTTTCTCTCGTATTTTATTCTTCAGCTTGGTAATTTCGCGGCACTTTCTTTTGTGGGAACTTGGCTTGCCGACAAATTCGGTCTCAGTATAGCGTCGATCGGCAGGGAGGTATTGTATTTCGGACTGGGCAATGTCCTGAGCAGTTTGTTCAGCAGCGGCCTGGTGCAGAAGATAGGAGTTAAGCGTTCCTACCTGATCGGTTCCCTCGTGCTCGTCGTTCTGTATACGGGTCTGTCCTTTCTCCCCAGTATGATGGCAGTCAGGATTACCTTTTTCCTCATTTATTTTCTTGGAGGGATGCTTTTCCCGATCATGATGAGCTTATTGCAGACTCTGTCCGTGACAGCGAGGGGCACAATCTCGTCGCTGGCCAACTCTTCCATGAACTTCGGGGCAACAATCGGAGCCTATGTAGCTGGCGTACTGTACGCCCACGTGAGCGGCTTCATGTCGGTCACCTTGTTTGCTGCACTCTGCTTTTTGATCTCCATGCTCCTTTTCCTCGCGAGCGGATTGCTTCCTTCCCGGCGGCAATCCGATTCCGGAAAAGTGGGAACCGTATAA
- a CDS encoding right-handed parallel beta-helix repeat-containing protein: MKKASILIALCTAWMLTQGASVAYAGTSGSGTMASGSSSMGNSMGNTTGGMGSGSSMPAMNNQPGLMSADVTMESTGGSTASGTVKLSVTQSGLQVTLQMSGLTAGESYTPEIRYGEVGADAGSGWTLPTVTADSNGTVSLTTNVSGIVAIPEDGWYFRLDTLPSVQGAAGTTVAQGNIGQALSSDTTVATETTSSYLISLQIGPTGSMITPAQAAAGQTGDIMPMTGTSMPGMNTTFNGMPVNHHLEVHVFNLKTGAIENNIMPTISITDPATGKTSNVSAVAMYGSDVGMPDYHYGNNVYLATGSYEVTVSIGSETAQFQDVSVQSPASIIYVSPTGSDTSGQGTQASPYQTIDHALSVTPPNGTVIVEPGTYKEMVTITQPVTLESDPTVPNAAANTIIDATGQNHAVRIQSSDVTVQGLTLENAQQEGLLAAGKGALTDLTICDNVITNNALGKIPQGVDYEALHLVGVQDSFVLDNQSVKNKDGGLQLSDETAPSFGDVISGNTVDNNAIDCGITIVSHVAHHGTYDNTISNNWSEGNGAGGIMLATPVPGGIVSNNMVMNNHVEDNGLGGIDIHTHAPGSTVTGNAIVHNWVVFNKPDFGVTTVPTGIDVGAGGSPITNTTIANNLVGYETDGINIQDSAGVNLSGNWTNPNVKHGVTHTPMPKLSVRPKG, from the coding sequence ATGAAAAAGGCAAGCATTCTGATTGCACTATGCACGGCATGGATGTTGACACAAGGAGCCAGCGTTGCGTATGCAGGCACCTCTGGTTCAGGAACGATGGCTTCAGGAAGTTCGTCCATGGGCAATTCAATGGGGAACACAACCGGAGGGATGGGTTCTGGTTCAAGTATGCCCGCGATGAACAACCAACCTGGGCTGATGAGTGCAGATGTTACCATGGAGTCTACCGGTGGTTCAACAGCTTCCGGCACAGTAAAGCTGAGCGTGACGCAGAGCGGATTACAGGTGACACTTCAGATGTCAGGACTGACGGCGGGCGAGTCCTACACACCGGAGATACGATACGGAGAAGTGGGAGCCGACGCCGGAAGTGGCTGGACGTTACCGACCGTTACAGCAGATTCTAATGGAACAGTTTCACTGACCACCAATGTTTCAGGAATTGTCGCGATCCCGGAGGATGGATGGTACTTCCGACTCGATACACTGCCTTCAGTACAAGGGGCGGCAGGCACGACTGTGGCACAGGGGAACATTGGACAAGCCCTGTCTTCAGATACGACGGTTGCAACTGAAACTACCTCTTCATACCTCATCAGCCTACAAATTGGACCAACAGGCAGCATGATTACTCCTGCACAAGCCGCCGCAGGACAAACTGGGGACATCATGCCGATGACCGGGACATCAATGCCGGGCATGAACACAACATTCAATGGAATGCCGGTGAATCACCACCTGGAAGTTCATGTGTTCAATCTAAAAACGGGTGCCATCGAGAACAACATCATGCCGACGATTTCAATCACCGACCCAGCCACGGGCAAAACATCAAACGTTTCGGCTGTGGCAATGTATGGTTCCGATGTCGGAATGCCTGATTATCATTACGGCAACAACGTCTATCTGGCCACGGGATCATACGAGGTTACGGTGTCCATCGGATCGGAAACGGCACAGTTTCAAGATGTAAGTGTCCAGAGTCCCGCATCTATAATTTATGTAAGCCCGACTGGTAGCGATACATCTGGGCAAGGGACACAAGCGAGTCCGTATCAAACCATCGACCACGCACTGAGTGTCACACCACCGAACGGCACCGTCATCGTCGAGCCTGGTACATACAAGGAAATGGTGACCATCACACAACCCGTAACGCTTGAGTCGGACCCCACAGTGCCAAATGCGGCTGCGAACACAATCATTGATGCAACAGGTCAGAACCATGCTGTTCGGATTCAATCATCAGACGTGACTGTGCAAGGGCTCACATTGGAAAATGCTCAACAAGAAGGACTGCTCGCGGCCGGAAAGGGCGCTCTAACCGATCTGACAATCTGCGATAATGTGATCACGAACAATGCGCTCGGTAAAATTCCGCAGGGTGTGGATTACGAGGCGTTGCACCTGGTGGGTGTCCAGGATTCTTTTGTACTGGACAACCAGAGCGTGAAGAACAAGGATGGTGGTCTGCAATTGTCCGACGAAACGGCGCCGTCCTTTGGTGATGTCATTTCTGGGAACACAGTAGACAACAACGCCATTGATTGTGGCATTACCATCGTCTCACACGTAGCGCACCACGGCACGTACGACAACACCATCTCGAACAACTGGTCCGAGGGCAATGGTGCAGGTGGTATTATGCTCGCTACTCCAGTTCCAGGCGGAATTGTTTCAAATAACATGGTGATGAACAACCATGTCGAAGACAACGGGCTTGGCGGCATTGACATCCACACACACGCACCCGGCTCAACCGTCACCGGAAATGCAATTGTGCACAACTGGGTAGTGTTCAACAAACCCGATTTTGGGGTAACGACAGTCCCGACAGGTATCGACGTTGGAGCGGGTGGGTCTCCAATTACAAATACAACAATTGCGAATAACCTTGTCGGATACGAAACAGACGGAATTAATATTCAGGATTCTGCTGGTGTAAACCTGTCTGGAAACTGGACCAACCCGAATGTAAAGCATGGAGTTACCCATACTCCAATGCCGAAACTTTCGGTGCGGCCCAAGGGTTAA
- a CDS encoding MerR family transcriptional regulator, which yields MKIQELAAKTGLTVYTIRFYEKEGLLDSRHVRREENNYRNYSEEAIERLKLVKKFQGVGFSLAELKEILQEHDANTLTNLQVIELIRQKMSEIARKKDEYDQILGTLNWMLDYRIALMNDPQKANSLFKLRHPD from the coding sequence ATGAAAATTCAAGAGCTAGCGGCGAAGACAGGATTAACAGTCTACACAATTCGTTTTTATGAAAAGGAAGGCTTGTTGGACAGTCGGCATGTTCGGAGAGAGGAAAATAACTATCGTAACTATTCAGAGGAGGCTATCGAACGTCTGAAGCTGGTAAAGAAGTTTCAGGGCGTGGGTTTTTCGCTAGCCGAACTGAAAGAAATCTTGCAGGAACATGATGCAAATACGCTTACCAATCTACAAGTGATTGAACTGATTCGCCAAAAGATGAGTGAGATCGCACGTAAGAAAGACGAATATGATCAGATTCTTGGAACTCTTAACTGGATGTTAGACTACAGAATTGCATTGATGAATGACCCACAAAAGGCCAATTCTTTGTTCAAGCTTCGACATCCTGATTAA
- a CDS encoding FAD-binding oxidoreductase: MSKEILAEGVCDLGNREVSHLRDAIHGSVILPGEPAYEHTRKVWNALFDRRPAVIVVCRGVSDVVETVKFASRYGLPVSVRGGGHHIAGHGTCDNGVMIDTSEMRAVSVNPVRRIATVQCGATAGEVIRETQRFGLAVPTGDVSKVGIAGLTLGGGMGYLRRKYGLTCDNLIGADIVLADGSFVHVSADENPELFWAIRGGGGNFGVVTSFEFQLHPVGPMVMGIQVTYSGDDMAVVLRGCRDYLATGTVDVSFNIAMVAIPPLPGVPPHLVGQRVVTLNGMHAGKDLEQAALDIEPLRRLATPLMDMSGPVDYTGLHTMHDDRIPEGVPAYGKSLYVGDLDDEMINVIKNAVRNGGPMSMAMIWPLGGEMANVPADRSAFGDRGASSVVMMESLWQDPSEEEPAINWVTSFYDALRPYAYNDGTYLNMAGLEEDVEAIIRASYGRNYERLAIIKRQYDPTNVFRFNLNIAPVDERIN; the protein is encoded by the coding sequence ATGTCGAAGGAAATTTTAGCCGAAGGTGTTTGTGATTTAGGAAATCGAGAGGTGTCTCACTTACGTGATGCCATCCATGGCAGCGTGATTCTTCCGGGGGAACCTGCCTATGAACATACGCGCAAGGTGTGGAACGCGCTGTTCGACCGTAGGCCCGCGGTCATTGTGGTGTGCCGGGGTGTCTCAGATGTGGTTGAGACAGTGAAATTTGCAAGTCGATACGGCCTACCTGTTTCGGTGCGTGGCGGTGGTCATCACATCGCGGGACATGGCACCTGTGACAACGGTGTCATGATCGACACGTCCGAAATGCGTGCTGTATCGGTCAATCCCGTTCGCCGAATTGCGACAGTACAATGCGGCGCGACGGCAGGGGAGGTGATTCGAGAAACGCAAAGGTTCGGTTTAGCGGTTCCGACGGGCGATGTTTCAAAGGTCGGAATTGCCGGTCTGACACTAGGGGGCGGTATGGGATATCTTCGCCGCAAGTATGGCCTCACATGTGACAACCTGATTGGCGCAGATATCGTCCTGGCTGACGGTTCCTTCGTTCATGTGAGTGCAGATGAGAACCCGGAATTATTCTGGGCGATTCGTGGCGGTGGGGGAAACTTTGGAGTTGTGACTTCATTTGAGTTTCAGTTGCATCCGGTTGGACCAATGGTGATGGGGATTCAAGTCACCTACTCAGGAGACGACATGGCGGTTGTGCTGCGCGGTTGTAGAGACTATCTCGCCACCGGCACAGTCGATGTCAGTTTCAACATTGCAATGGTAGCCATTCCGCCGTTACCGGGGGTTCCACCTCATCTGGTAGGGCAAAGAGTCGTCACTCTAAATGGCATGCATGCAGGTAAGGATTTAGAACAAGCCGCATTGGACATTGAACCACTGCGCAGACTTGCGACCCCGTTGATGGACATGAGCGGTCCTGTGGATTACACGGGCTTACATACCATGCACGACGATCGCATCCCAGAGGGGGTCCCTGCGTACGGGAAATCTTTGTACGTAGGTGATCTCGATGATGAAATGATTAACGTGATCAAAAATGCGGTAAGAAATGGGGGGCCAATGTCAATGGCGATGATCTGGCCGCTCGGAGGCGAAATGGCAAACGTTCCAGCGGATAGAAGCGCGTTTGGCGACCGTGGCGCGTCTTCGGTCGTGATGATGGAATCCCTATGGCAGGACCCGAGTGAAGAAGAACCTGCAATCAATTGGGTGACCTCATTCTATGACGCGCTTCGCCCCTATGCATACAACGATGGAACGTATCTGAATATGGCGGGACTCGAAGAAGACGTAGAAGCGATTATCAGAGCTTCGTATGGGCGGAATTACGAAAGACTGGCTATCATCAAACGGCAATACGATCCAACCAATGTCTTTCGATTCAATCTAAATATTGCCCCCGTTGATGAGAGAATCAACTAA
- a CDS encoding MFS transporter: MNRIVALFFGVMFVIGTDMFIASPLLPTLRKAFDVSVESSGWIVSAYALGYAVFALLAGPLSDGWNRKKVLIVGMLGFALFTMLCGFATSFWLLLLFRFLAGIGAAFASPQVWASIPQLVPPKQILRAMGIATAGLGVSQVIGVPIGSFLAVYGWPIPYITLGACSLVIVAFVAWSMPPVKSALPEDQAASIVGRYRALLS; encoded by the coding sequence ATGAACAGAATCGTCGCTCTGTTTTTTGGTGTTATGTTTGTCATTGGAACCGATATGTTCATCGCTTCACCCCTCTTGCCTACTCTTCGCAAGGCATTCGACGTATCGGTGGAAAGCTCAGGTTGGATAGTTTCTGCATACGCACTAGGGTATGCCGTGTTCGCGCTGCTTGCGGGACCACTCTCGGACGGCTGGAACCGCAAAAAAGTCCTTATAGTGGGCATGCTAGGCTTCGCCTTGTTTACCATGCTCTGCGGATTCGCCACGAGCTTCTGGTTATTGCTGCTTTTCCGCTTCCTGGCCGGGATCGGTGCTGCATTCGCTTCACCGCAAGTATGGGCTTCCATTCCGCAGCTCGTGCCGCCAAAACAAATCTTGAGAGCGATGGGGATCGCTACCGCCGGACTTGGCGTGTCTCAAGTGATCGGTGTGCCCATCGGAAGCTTTCTGGCCGTTTATGGCTGGCCGATTCCGTACATCACACTCGGAGCTTGTTCATTGGTCATCGTCGCTTTTGTCGCTTGGTCTATGCCCCCGGTTAAATCAGCGCTGCCCGAAGATCAAGCTGCGTCGATCGTCGGTCGCTACCGGGCGTTGCTGAGCTGA
- a CDS encoding IS3 family transposase (programmed frameshift) → MERRNFSVQFKQQIVRECSETGNVSLVARKHDLNANMVRRWIKQVNGSAMSSPKTRGKVTHATAEELQALQAEQQQLIAENERMKKTMGEQALEISILRDLLKKANPPLADKVAIAHKWITAGYPVTIVLRIVGVSRSTYYYQQTHEPKPKTSSGGRPATQYTYTKNGQKISDEQVKEWLMNAIEGDGFGYGYLKLTHWLRREHNLVINRKKVYRLCKELGVLKPQRKIKSKHPRKLARNREVTEPNQLWEVDIKYGYVHGEDRFFFVLSYIDVFDREIVDYHIGLRCEATDAVDTLKRALWKRRLFGGTQQLPTIRSDNGPQFVSMVFESTCEQLEVEHERIPPRTPNMNAHIESFHRILEDDCLSRHEFASYAQAYQAVVEFMEYYNGRRMHSSLNFLSPSEFHKAHVETGIMPKSNVKV, encoded by the exons ATGGAACGACGGAATTTTTCAGTGCAGTTTAAGCAGCAAATCGTTCGTGAGTGCTCTGAAACGGGAAACGTGTCTTTGGTGGCCAGGAAGCATGACCTGAATGCGAATATGGTTCGCCGCTGGATTAAGCAGGTGAATGGCAGCGCAATGTCGAGCCCCAAGACCAGGGGTAAGGTTACACATGCAACTGCTGAGGAACTGCAGGCTCTGCAAGCAGAACAGCAGCAATTGATTGCAGAAAATGAGCGGATGAAAAAGACAATGGGCGAACAGGCCCTTGAAATTTCCATCCTCCGTGACCTGTTAAAAAAAGCCAACCCTC CACTTGCGGATAAAGTAGCGATTGCGCACAAGTGGATCACAGCCGGGTATCCAGTCACCATCGTGCTGCGCATCGTGGGGGTCTCTCGGTCCACTTATTATTATCAACAGACACACGAACCGAAGCCGAAAACGTCTTCCGGAGGGCGTCCTGCGACCCAATACACCTATACGAAGAATGGGCAAAAGATAAGCGACGAGCAGGTTAAGGAATGGCTTATGAACGCCATTGAGGGGGATGGTTTTGGATACGGGTATCTGAAGTTGACGCACTGGCTAAGGCGGGAGCACAACCTGGTTATCAACAGGAAGAAGGTATATCGCCTGTGTAAGGAACTCGGGGTTCTAAAGCCCCAACGGAAGATCAAGTCGAAGCATCCACGAAAGCTCGCCAGAAATCGTGAAGTCACAGAACCTAACCAACTTTGGGAGGTGGATATCAAGTATGGATACGTCCACGGTGAGGACCGGTTCTTCTTCGTGCTCTCTTACATCGACGTGTTCGACAGGGAGATTGTGGATTATCACATCGGACTGCGGTGTGAAGCGACAGATGCTGTGGATACGTTAAAACGGGCTCTGTGGAAAAGGCGCCTATTTGGCGGAACTCAGCAGTTACCCACAATCCGGTCCGACAACGGTCCACAGTTTGTCAGCATGGTCTTTGAATCGACATGTGAGCAACTGGAGGTGGAGCACGAAAGAATTCCGCCAAGGACGCCGAATATGAACGCACATATCGAATCTTTCCATAGGATCCTGGAAGATGACTGTCTGTCCAGGCACGAGTTTGCGAGTTATGCACAGGCATACCAAGCGGTAGTCGAGTTCATGGAGTATTACAATGGGCGTCGGATGCATTCGAGTCTGAATTTTCTATCACCATCCGAGTTCCACAAGGCACATGTTGAAACAGGTATCATGCCCAAGTCAAATGTGAAAGTCTAA
- a CDS encoding SDR family oxidoreductase, which yields MRVFVTGATGFIGSAVVRELLDAGHQVVGLARSDKAAAALTAAGAYVHRGDLDDLDSLRDGATAADGVIHLAFGHDFSDYAGAVATDFRAVETIGEALKGSGKPFVNSSGTLALTYISPGRLGTEEDFAEDGSQIPRMASENATIALAELGVRSSVVRLAPSVHGERKKGFVGTLIDIARDKGVSAYVGDGSNRWPAVHRLDAAHLFCLALEKASAASRLHGVADEGVPFRDIAGVIGKHLNLPVVSISREEAGSHFGWLGAFVSLDNPTSSALTQARLGWRPVHPGLISNLEQGHYFNS from the coding sequence ATGCGTGTTTTTGTCACTGGAGCGACAGGCTTCATCGGATCTGCGGTGGTACGCGAACTCCTCGATGCAGGGCATCAGGTCGTCGGGCTTGCCCGTTCGGACAAGGCCGCCGCAGCATTGACGGCTGCCGGTGCTTACGTACATCGGGGTGACCTGGATGATCTCGACAGTCTAAGAGACGGTGCCACTGCTGCGGATGGAGTCATTCATCTTGCTTTCGGACATGATTTCTCAGACTACGCCGGTGCGGTAGCAACAGATTTTCGCGCCGTCGAGACAATTGGGGAGGCGCTTAAGGGTTCCGGCAAACCATTCGTGAACAGCTCAGGCACATTAGCGCTCACCTATATCTCTCCAGGGCGTCTGGGGACAGAGGAAGATTTCGCCGAGGATGGGTCCCAAATACCCCGAATGGCATCGGAGAACGCTACGATCGCGCTAGCTGAGCTCGGGGTGCGGTCATCGGTCGTCCGTCTCGCACCGTCCGTGCATGGCGAGAGAAAGAAGGGTTTTGTCGGGACTCTGATCGATATCGCCCGCGACAAGGGCGTCTCTGCCTATGTGGGCGACGGGTCCAACCGCTGGCCGGCTGTGCACCGACTCGATGCCGCACACCTCTTCTGCCTCGCGTTAGAAAAGGCCTCGGCTGCCTCACGGCTACACGGGGTCGCAGATGAAGGGGTGCCATTCCGTGACATCGCCGGGGTCATCGGTAAGCACCTGAACCTGCCGGTGGTCAGCATATCCCGCGAAGAGGCAGGCTCACACTTTGGATGGCTTGGTGCCTTCGTGTCGCTCGACAACCCTACGTCGAGCGCATTGACCCAGGCACGTTTGGGATGGCGACCAGTGCACCCCGGACTAATTTCGAATCTCGAACAGGGGCATTACTTCAACAGTTGA